The following nucleotide sequence is from Kiritimatiella glycovorans.
AACACCCCTTCTTTTCCCCGATCGTGCGCCTGTCCCGGATCGATCTATGCGCGCATACAGTCGCGCCGCCCGTCACTCATCGACGATGATCGGATCGGACTCGATCATCTCGATATAGTCGTCGACGTGGGCGCCGTCCATGCAGGCCTCGATAATGCGGCGTCCCTGCGGATCCAGCCCGTCGACCAGAAATTGTCCGAGATGTTCGTGGAAAAACTCCCGCAGCTGTGTCGCGCCGGCGTCGTAGGCCGCCTCGCCCACTTCGCGCTGTTTCTCCACGTGCAGGAACCACGAGCCGATGGTCTGGCCTTCGACCATCAGGTTGCGCAGGCTGTATCCCAGCAGCGGGCAGCGGGCCTCTTTCAACTGGCCGGGATAGAAGTGGAACCCCCCGCGCCGGGCGAGGTATTCGCGCGCGACCCACTGCGGCATGAAGCCGACCTTCCACGCGCCCACGTGCTGGTTCGGAATCAGGACATAGCGCGTGCGGGGCGAATCGACCATCTGCTTGAGGAGCAGGTTGGCCTGGTCCACCCGCAGGCCGGTGGCGAACGGCCAGTACGACCCGACTCCCTCTGAGGTGAGCCCTTTGGTATCCGTAATGCTGGGGTTGGCGTGCCCGCGCGGGGCGACCAGCCGCCACAGCCAGGCCAGCGCCGGCGGCAGCACGTGCAGCATGCCGAGGATACCGTAGGTGGGGTCCGCGCTGGTGCAGGGAGGCGTGCGCACGCCGAAGCTGCGGATGTCCACCCGTGCGGAGCCCGTGAGTACGCCGGGCACCGACTCGCGCGGAATCACCACGCGGGGATTCGGGCACGGCACGCCCGGTTCATCCTCGACGTGGTCCCAGATCAGGGCGGTGCTGTCGGGCACGGCGCGGATGTTGAGAAACAGCTGCGGCCCCTTGGGATGGATGGTCATCTCCTCGAGATGCGGATCGGTGCCGTAGTGTTCGATGTGATTGACGCGGACGAACCAGGCGTCCTCCGCGTCGGTCACCGTAAGCCGCCCGTCGCCCGACTGGAGCGAGGGCGGACACAGCGCCATGTCGTCCGTGACCGGGCGCAGTTCGCAGGCCCGCGGCAGCACCAGGTAGCGGCGCTCGCCGTCCTCGAGATTCTCCCCCAGCAACAGCCGTCCGTCGTCCTCGCGATGCATCAGCTCGAGCATCTCCGACTTGCCGCCGCCGCTGGCCCCCTCGTGCGAAATCGTGATCTTGTTGTCGTAGGGGGTGATCACCTGCACCGTCGAACAGTGCATCGTCACCCATTCCTTCTCCTCGCCCAGCGAGATCAGCATACCGTAAACGCCCTTTTTGGCGCTCGGCCCGGGGTAGAGATTATAGCTGAACAGCTCGTACATGTCCGGCTGGCGGTTATGGACGACGACCTGTCTGCCGTCGAAGCGGGTATGGCGGAACGGCGGGGCCACATAGATGACCGCGGCCGGATTGAAGTCGTCGGTCAGGTTCTCCGGGCTGATGATCCCCTGGAGCAGCGCCAGCCCCAGGGCGAAGAAACCGGCATTGGCCGGTGCAATGACGAGCGTGTCGAGTCCGCTCCCCCGCTGCCCGGCGATAAAGGGGTACAGGGCCAGCTCCTGCGTCTTGAGCCATTCGAAGGTCTCCTCGCGCAGCGGGTCGAAGTCCTCCCCGAACCGCTCCCTGAAATGCTGCTTGTTGGTCGGCCGGTCGTCGGCGATCACCATGCACTCGGGGTCGCGGCGCCGCATGTAGGGTTCGAGGTAGTTGGCGGCGACCCCGTTGCGGGTGCGGCAGACGCGGGCCTCGGTGACCGGTCCGCGCCCGGGCACGTCGTACGAAACCTCCTGCCAGCCGTGGACGGCATCCCGCGTGGCCAGCTCCACCAGGTCCTGAACGCTGCCGGCGACCACAAATCCGGGGCAGGCTTCCAGGATCTCGTTGACCTTCGGGGGCAGTTTGAACTTGAGGGGATGATACACTTCACGCATGAGAACACTCCTTTGCTGATCGGCCTCTCGTGGAGTCAGGCCGCCTATGAACACACCGACATCACGTCACCGCCCCTTCTCCCGGCCCGGATCGCCGTCCCGTCCGGAGGCCCCCCTTCAAAATCGAGCCGGAAGGCTACAGGGCCCGCGGAGAGGTGTCAAACCGATGCGCAGGGGATTCAACCGCGGACACGCATCAAAGAGACGGGCTCAGTCCAGCATGGCGCGGATGGCGTCCAGCAGGGCGGTCGCGGAGCAGGGTTTCTGCAGCAGGGTGAACCGATAGTCGACCTCTTCCGCCTCAGGCATGTGAGCGTCGCTGTAGCCGCTTATGAAAACCACCGGAAGGGGGCTCCCCTTTTTCGCCGCCAGCCGCCCGGCCACCTGGGGGCCATCCCCACCGGGCATGATGACGTCGAGCACGGCGAGATCGATGACGTCCGCGAGTTCCCCGACCTTTTCAAGGCCCTCGCTCCCGTCGCGGCTGACGTGCACCGTGTAGCCGGCCCGACGGAGAACCGACGACGCCCACTTCCGGACGTCTTCGTCGTCTTCGCACAGAAACAGCGTCTCATCACCGCCCGCCGCGTCTGTCTCCTCCGCCGTTTCAACCTCGTGACGCGGCCTGGTGACGGCGGGAAAATACATTTTGAAGGCCGTGCCCCTTCCGGGTTCGCTGTAGACGAGGATCCGCCCGTCGTGCTGACGCACGATGCCCTGGACCGTGGAGAGCCCCAACCCGGTCCCCTTGCCCACGTCTTTCGTGGTAAAGAAAGGATCGAAAATCCGCTTTCGGGTCTCGGCGTCCATACCGCATCCGGTGTCGGCGACCACGAGCTGAACATAGCGTCCCGGCCGCGGCATCGCGTACCGGTCCGCAAACTCCTCATCCAGCGTCACCGCATGCGTCTCGACCGTGACCCGCCCGCCCCCGTCCATGGCGTCGCGTGCATTCACCAGCAGATTCATGAACAGCTGTTCGAGCTGATTCGGATCGATCCGCACGGAATCGAGCGGGGTTTGCGGATGGAACACGTAGGCTACGTGCTCGCCCAGCGTAAGGTGGGCCACGGAGTCCATGGCCTCGATCTTCTCGTTCAGGTCCAGCGTGACCGGCCGCATCTGCTGCTTGCGCGTATAGATCAGCAGCTGCTGCGTCAGCGATTGCGCCCGCGCCGTCGCGTGCATCACCTCTTCGAGGTAGGCCTTCAGGTCCGGATCCCGGTCCGCTGCCTGGGAGCGGGCCAGTTCGGTATAGCCGGTGATGGACTGAAGGATGTTGTTGAAGTCGTGCGCGACGCCCGAGGCGATGCGGCCGATCGCCTCCATCTTCTGGGCCTGTCGGTATTGTTCTTCAAGCTCCCGTTTCTCCGTCACATCCTCACCTACGGCGACCATGCCGCTCACCTCCCCTGCCCGGTCGAACACCGGGGTCGCGACCACCTCCCACTCGCACCCGTCGGGCGTGACGCGGTGTGCGTGCCGGGTCCGGCGCAGGTGCATCGCCTCCAGCGCAGGACACCCGGGACAGGGGCCGCTGTTCTCACCCCACCGGGCGAAACAGTACTGCCCCTTCAGCCCGTCTGGGTCCTCCCCGACGGATTCACACGCCGCCCGATTGGTCCAGGCTATGGTCAGGTCCGTGTTCAGCATGATGACCGCGTTGGTCTGGGCGTTCAGAATCGAATTCAGCCTCTGTTCCGATCTCGCCAGCGCCGCTTCGGCCCGATTGCGTTCGACTATGCTGCCGATGCGGTGGGCGGCACTCTGGAGGCGCCGCTTGGCGACTTCCACGATGAAGGCGGGGCGGGGTTTGTAGGCCCGTGCCGCTTCTTCGAGCCGGTCGTACGAGACCCGGAAACGTTCCGCCAGCTCGCGCAGCCGGTCCGGATCGCGGGGCGGGTCGCCGTACCCGAGATTGATCACGCCGATGATCTCGCCGTTGGCGCGGATCGGCACGGCGTAGAGCCGGATCCCGCCCACGCATTCGATATCGGTGGGGGCGCCCGTTTCCATGGCCGGGCGCGCCGAACGGTTCCAGCAGCACTCATGGCACAGCCAGCGGCCGCCGTCGAGGGCCTCCCGGTTGTCGTCCGTGCCGCAGAGCCGCCGCGAGGCGGCGTCGAGCAGCTGGCACCACCCGGAAGCAAAGATCCCGTAGGCATAATCGCCGCTGCGCTCGTAGAC
It contains:
- a CDS encoding DUF4914 family protein, yielding MREVYHPLKFKLPPKVNEILEACPGFVVAGSVQDLVELATRDAVHGWQEVSYDVPGRGPVTEARVCRTRNGVAANYLEPYMRRRDPECMVIADDRPTNKQHFRERFGEDFDPLREETFEWLKTQELALYPFIAGQRGSGLDTLVIAPANAGFFALGLALLQGIISPENLTDDFNPAAVIYVAPPFRHTRFDGRQVVVHNRQPDMYELFSYNLYPGPSAKKGVYGMLISLGEEKEWVTMHCSTVQVITPYDNKITISHEGASGGGKSEMLELMHREDDGRLLLGENLEDGERRYLVLPRACELRPVTDDMALCPPSLQSGDGRLTVTDAEDAWFVRVNHIEHYGTDPHLEEMTIHPKGPQLFLNIRAVPDSTALIWDHVEDEPGVPCPNPRVVIPRESVPGVLTGSARVDIRSFGVRTPPCTSADPTYGILGMLHVLPPALAWLWRLVAPRGHANPSITDTKGLTSEGVGSYWPFATGLRVDQANLLLKQMVDSPRTRYVLIPNQHVGAWKVGFMPQWVAREYLARRGGFHFYPGQLKEARCPLLGYSLRNLMVEGQTIGSWFLHVEKQREVGEAAYDAGATQLREFFHEHLGQFLVDGLDPQGRRIIEACMDGAHVDDYIEMIESDPIIVDE
- a CDS encoding PAS domain S-box protein, producing the protein MELFAMRGRRSPDPYRVLISILLGCAGFAVNFLDIEIVHFPELKLSILAGLIFPLLVALAWGWKYGLLSALAGGGQSMWWLWRADGYGLFYSVPVFTLWIVWHGYWAEVRQRMEEPRWYRSSFAVELPFRLVVELGFFTVFRGLIALNPPFWDPSITTRTVSMAWLQAMAVKHVISAYVFLMAGHALLSLTPVRRFFRLPQEQSGRLKNAIYSAAVLLGLLLWWLDSVFTHLWVDPGGRTFWQILAFDVTPDRLLTRNLYLVVAVAGGIGVARLIDRRLDLEAVQDRLNRVLKTVRNVNQLITRESDASRLLDRSCRTMVEINGYAHAWIARTDPEGGIVSLHGAGVGESFETMRTRIEEGFRPPCVERVLGTDAVRVVKDPAGVCGECPLVPACEDRIGMTARLQHGGRIYGWVSVSVPEGRTDLNQERELLQELAGDLALALDHSEQEAARVQSEQALQRERDRVKRITESTPVGIILLGSGGLINRVNPAAEEILGWSAEEALGRSFDDPCHPCWGVDDDPSTRPAEPLPFEQVRRTGRPVYQVRRGLTRPDGARRVVSVSARPLFDAQGDFDGVVAVIEDVTDREKVESDLECIEWLLEQESLANDPVAPYTPYYGDVTELNTDRTILEAVPGETMEMLAEDIMVLVDSSVAVYERSGDYAYGIFASGWCQLLDAASRRLCGTDDNREALDGGRWLCHECCWNRSARPAMETGAPTDIECVGGIRLYAVPIRANGEIIGVINLGYGDPPRDPDRLRELAERFRVSYDRLEEAARAYKPRPAFIVEVAKRRLQSAAHRIGSIVERNRAEAALARSEQRLNSILNAQTNAVIMLNTDLTIAWTNRAACESVGEDPDGLKGQYCFARWGENSGPCPGCPALEAMHLRRTRHAHRVTPDGCEWEVVATPVFDRAGEVSGMVAVGEDVTEKRELEEQYRQAQKMEAIGRIASGVAHDFNNILQSITGYTELARSQAADRDPDLKAYLEEVMHATARAQSLTQQLLIYTRKQQMRPVTLDLNEKIEAMDSVAHLTLGEHVAYVFHPQTPLDSVRIDPNQLEQLFMNLLVNARDAMDGGGRVTVETHAVTLDEEFADRYAMPRPGRYVQLVVADTGCGMDAETRKRIFDPFFTTKDVGKGTGLGLSTVQGIVRQHDGRILVYSEPGRGTAFKMYFPAVTRPRHEVETAEETDAAGGDETLFLCEDDEDVRKWASSVLRRAGYTVHVSRDGSEGLEKVGELADVIDLAVLDVIMPGGDGPQVAGRLAAKKGSPLPVVFISGYSDAHMPEAEEVDYRFTLLQKPCSATALLDAIRAMLD